The following coding sequences lie in one Lolium perenne isolate Kyuss_39 chromosome 2, Kyuss_2.0, whole genome shotgun sequence genomic window:
- the LOC127335237 gene encoding uncharacterized protein, which translates to MGPKKSIDDKFSKFHPSLPVDTRIGIVGAGPSGLSAAYALAKLGYCNVTVFEKCHTVSGMCESIDIEGRTYDLGGQVIAANSAPAITHLAKEVGAEFEEMDSHKLALIDSQTGNIRDLEVAEDYVSMLSLTLKLQDEANKSGRVGIHALSGLASDPTLQFLKQHGINSVPKSVAYGYTASGYGFVQDMPYAFIQEFTRTSMAGKIRRFKHGYMSMWEKLSQSLPFEVLCGTEVLRVKRNNGGANVTIKTNNGDEQIIEFEKIIFSGALGFKNGNTYRSSNLTDGENEVVELNDLEKELFSKVQTVDYYTTVVKINGFEHMPKGFYYFGEFMEDPATIGKPVAMQKFFDDTDIFLFWSYGNSADIKGSFVAKCVTDIVSSMGGTPQKVLLQRRFKYFPHVSSEDMKDGFYEKFESQLQGFQNTYYVGGLLAFELTERNASYSIETVCKHFAVDVEQTVTPYVKRLFPLSHNSNPSPPRDLGELDGVQFPDLPSLDGYLQYWGTHRVTKKNAIYTWINEEGKVMNQRTYQELHENASHIAHKLLTSTKPFIKPGDRIILIHLPGLEFIDAFFGCIRAGVIPVPVIPPDPMQRGGQALLKVENVSKVCSAVAILSTSSYHAAVRAGYVKNMVTLAKSQKCSAQWPDLPWVHTDSWIKNYRRCPDTFNSDNVLPMMTKPQPSDLCFLQFTSGSTGDAKGVMITHGALIHNVKMMKKVYRSTSKTVLISWLPQYHDMGLIGGIFTALVSGGTSILFSPMTFIRNPLLWLQTINDYHGTHSAGPNFAFELVIRRLEAEKSKVYDLSSMIFLMIAAEPVRQKTVKRFIELTQPFGFLEGALAPGYGMAENCVYICCAFGECNPVFIDWQGRVCCGYVKPDDTDIDIRIVDADSLAEHQVDGSEGEIWISSPSAGVGYWGNQELSQKTFCNQLKNHPNKMFTRTGDLGRIIDRKLFITGRIKDLIIVAGRNIYSADVEKTVENSSEVLRPGCCAVVGVPEEVLTQKGISVPDSSDQVGLVVIAEVRDGKTVSEEVIDNIKARVAEEHGVTVASVKLIKPRTISKTTSGKIRRFECMKQFVDNNLSLANGNRPSRKSLFRSLTTGTGTERRRSFLKQTVHSTIHPRHESKVKSSKEITDFLTQLVSDQSGIPKDKISPTASLPSYGFDSIAVVRAAQKLSDYLGTPVGAIDIFAASCISELASFLENLLNKSQPKMAPRPKSNGKNSEEIIEFLTQIVSDQSGIPKDKISPTGSLPSYGFDSIAVVRAAQKLSDFLGTPVGAIDIFAASCISELASFLENLLPKSQPLLASDVSFCTEDESSLAPVGVTADFSVLATGVLQLLSLTYVCFMLLLPAYLASSAYMSTLFAVSLVESSLMNYLSSLVMAPVAWMCYVFLTSLSLSILGKSFLQPNYALTPDVSIWSADFVKWWALNKAQGLAAKMLAVHLKGTIFLNYWFKMQGARIGSSVVIDTVDITDPSLLVVADGTVIAEGVLIQGHEVCNEVLSFRRIRIGREASIGPYAVLQKGTIVDDGAVILPLQKTEPEKSTYQTKRTSGGMKEETRKAAMFLEHLVCIYAVAFLGALSSATVYMLYTHFSGTEASFQHFSFACIAGSFHWLPAAMAAYPVIVQETPTSALKFALSVAFSYLSYGVILILLTSIVNTALATSTGKKYVTTSLIQRRINIAVHLRFAKMLSGTEAFCMYLRLLGAKIGRHCSIRSINPVANPELISISDGVHLGDFCNIVPGFYSSKGFTGAEIKVQENTIVGSGSLLLPGSVLQGNVILGALSVAPENSLLQRGGIYVGAQYLTLVKNTLLAEDERIEMMDPMYKKIVGNLSANLAITTMNVKSRYFHRIGVSGRGVLKMYQDIPSLPKHKLFGARKSFPVIVRHSNSLSADDDARLDARGAAVRILSDDGEVPLLDLTLKSGKAFYARTIADFATWLVCGLPAREEHVKRAPHIRDAVWTSLRDTNSYTTLHYYSNICRLLRFDEGKEMYAKFKLRPIDQDIPEESGQVEPRGILPPETGAIPRDESDTRPLLFLADDFRRKVEVPDGVRYVFQLQLREVPSNDATCDIALDCTRPWDEEEFPYMDIGEITIDSNLPAEETEKLEFNPFLRCQEVDVIPATSCKQSASIDHGRSLVYEICQRLRNGEPLPASWAAFLEQSDTKINLSGCPVAAAMHTGSNASDASETKVTLARTWYKSLWATLCQPLLQTLVPYFVLGLVIFLPFRGLLAITMATGTPLYWLLPVFWVVSGLVAMVTCAAAKWVLVGVRADGDAVHIWAPQVFLDTVWQAIRTATAEYFAELTCGSVLFAAWMRMMGSSVAVAEGVYVDSMGALLNPEMLHLEQGASVGHDALLFGHVYEGEAGKVKFGRVHVGEDGFVGSRAVAMPGVKVEDGGYLGALSLAMKEEIVRHKP; encoded by the exons ATGGGTCCAAAGAAATCAATAGATGACAAATTCTCCAAGTTTCATCCAAGTTTGCCAGTAGACACTAGAATTGGCATAGTGGGGGCAGGGCCAAGTGGCTTATCAGCAGCATACGCACTAGCTAAACTCGGGTACTGCAATGTAACTGTATTTGAGAAATGCCACACTGTTTCAGGGATGTGTGAGTCCATTGACATCGAAG GAAGAACATATGATTTGGGAGGACAAGTTATAGCAGCAAACAGTGCGCCTGCGATAACTCATCTGGCGAAGGAGGTAGGAGCTGAATTCGAAGAGATGGATTCACACAAGCTTGCTCTGATCGACAGCCAAACTGGAAATATTCGAGATCTTGAAGTAGCTGAGGACTATGTGTCCATGCTATCTCTGACGCTAAAACTGCAG GATGAAGCAAATAAATCAGGCCGAGTGGGCATTCATGCTCTGAGCGGATTGGCATCTGACCCAACTCTTCAGTTTCTGAAGCAACATGGAATAAATTCAGTGCCAAAATCTGTGGCCTATGGTTACACAGCTTCTGGCTATGGTTTTGTTCAAGACATGCCCTATGCTTTCATTCAAGAGTTCACTAGAACCTCTATGGCTGGCAAAATACGACGGTTTAAGCATGGTTACATGAGCATGTGGGAGAAACTAAGTCAGTCATTACCATTTGAAGTTCTTTGTGGCACAGAGGTTCTGAGGGTCAAACGCAACAACGGTGGTGCAAATGTAACCATCAAGACGAACAATGGTGACGAGCAAATTATTGAGTTTGAAAAAATTATATTCTCAGGCGCTCTTGGTTTCAAGAACGGCAATACATATCGATCTTCCAATCTCACTG ATGGAGAAAATGAAGTGGTGGAATTGAATGATCTTGAAAAAGAACTATTCAGTAAGGTACAGACAGTTGACTACTATACTACTGTTGTTAAGATCAATGGATTTGAGCACATGCCAAAGGGATTTTACTACTTTGGAGAATTCATGGAGGATCCAGCAACAATAGGGAAACCAGTGGCAATGCAAAAATTCTTTGATGACACAGACATTTTCTTGTTCTGGTCTTATGGGAATTCAGCAGACATCAAGGGTTCATTTGTGGCTAAATGTGTGACCGACATCGTGAGTTCTATGGGAGGCACTCCTCAGAAAGTGCTTTTGCAGAGACGATTCAAGTATTTCCCCCATGTCAGCAGTGAAG ACATGAAAGATGGATTCTACGAGAAGTTTGAATCTCAGTTGCAAGGCTTTCAGAACACTTACTATGTCGGAGGTCTCCTAGCATTTGAGCTCACCGAAAGAAATGCTTCATACTCCATTGAGACAGTTTGTAAACACTTTGCCGTTGATGTTGAGCAAACCGTGACTCCTTATGTCAAG AGATTATTTCCTCTGTCCCACAACAGCAACCCTTCACCTCCTAGAGATCTTGGTGAGCTTGACGGTGTTCAATTTCCTGACCTCCCATCACTGGATGGATATTTGCAATACTGGGGAACTCACAGAGTCACTAAGAAGAATGCCATCTATACTTGGATCAATGAAGAAGGGAAGGTCATGAACCAAAGAACCTACCAGGAGCTTCATGAGAACGCATCTCATATTGCACACAAATTATTGACAAGCACGAAGCCTTTTATCAAGCCTGGTGACAGAATTATCCTTATTCATCTCCCTGGTTTGGAATTTATTGATGCATTCTTTGGATGCATAAGAGCAGGAGTTATACCAGTACCAGTTATTCCCCCTGATCCAATGCAAAGGGGTGGACAAGCACTTCTGAAAGTCGAGAATGTCTCTAAAGTGTGCAGCGCTGTGGCAATTCTATCAACCTCTTCATACCATGCTGCTGTACGTGCAGGTTATGTCAAGAACATGGTCACTCTAGCAAAGAGTCAGAAATGCTCAGCACAGTGGCCTGACCTCCCATGGGTTCATACCGATTCGTGGATAAAGAACTACCGGAGATGTCCAGACACCTTCAACTCAGACAATGTTTTGCCTATGATGACCAAGCCCCAGCCAAGTGACTTATGCTTTCTGCAGTTCACTTCAGGTTCCACTGGTGATGCCAAGGGGGTGATGATAACTCATGGAGCACTAATCCACAACGTGAAGATGATGAAAAAGGTGTATCGGAGTACCTCAAAAACTGTCCTTATTAGTTGGCTTCCGCAGTACCATGACATGGGGCTAATAGGTGGTATTTTCACTGCTCTTGTAAGTGGGGGAACTTCCATTCTGTTTTCACCGATGACATTCATCAGGAACCCCCTCCTGTGGCTGCAAACAATCAATGACTACCATGGAACCCATAGTGCAGGGCCAAACTTTGCATTTGAACTGGTGATAAGAAGGCTTGAAGCTGAGAAGAGCAAAGTATATGACCTCTCTTCAATGATCTTCCTCATGATTGCGGCAGAGCCAGTAAGGCAAAAAACTGTCAAAAGGTTCATAGAGTTGACTCAACCTTTTGGCTTTTTGGAAGGTGCTCTTGCACCTGGATATGGGATGGCTGAGAACTGTGTCTATATTTGTTGTGCCTTTGGTGAATGCAATCCGGTCTTCATAGATTGGCAAGGAAGAGTTTGTTGTGGGTATGTTAAGCCAGATGATACAGATATTGACATCAGAATTGTTGATGCAGACTCTTTGGCTGAGCATCAAGTTGACGGTTCTGAGGGTGAGATATGGATCAGCAGTCCTAGTGCTGGAGTTGGTTATTGGGGCAACCAGGAACTGAGCCAGAAAACTTTCTGCAATCAGCTTAAGAACCACCCGAACAAGATGTTCACAAGAACAGGTGATTTAGGGCGCATCATTGACAGAAAACTTTTTATTACAGGAAGGATCAAAGATCTAATCATTGTTGCTGGAAGAAATATTTATTCCGCGGATGTAGAGAAGACAGTGGAAAATTCTTCCGAGGTCCTGCGACCAGGATGTTGTGCTGTGGTTGGTGTCCCGGAGGAAGTTCTTACTCAGAAAGGCATCTCAGTTCCTGATTCTTCTGATCAGGTTGGACTTGTGGTGATTGCAGAGGTTAGGGATGGTAAGACAGTCTCCGAAGAAGTTATCGACAACATCAAAGCACGTGTGGCGGAGGAGCACGGTGTAACTGTTGCATCTGTCAAGCTTATCAAGCCTAGAAccatatccaagacaacatctgGGAAGATACGAAGATTTGAATGCATGAAGCAGTTTGTTGACAACAATCTTAGTTTGGCCAATGGTAATCGTCCATCTAGGAAGAGTCTTTTCCGGTCTCTCACAACAGGAACAGGCACAGAGAGAAGGAGGTCATTCTTGAAGCAGACTGTTCATTCCACTATTCATCCTCGGCATGAAAGCAAGGTGAAAAGCTCCAAGGAAATAACTGACTTTCTGACACAGTTAGTATCAGATCAATCAGGTATTCCAAAGGACAAAATTTCTCCAACAGCAAGCCTACCTTCTTATGGCTTTGATTCAATTGCAGTGGTCCGAGCAGCTCAGAAGCTCTCAGATTATCTCGGTACTCCTGTTGGAGCCATTGACATCTTTGCTGCAAGCTGCATTTCTGAGCTTGCAAGCTTCTTGGAGAACTTATTGAATAAGTCGCAACCAAAGATGGCACCTCGGCCCAAAAGCAACGGGAAAAATTCTGAGGAGATTATTGAGTTTCTGACACAGATAGTGTCAGATCAATCAGGTATTCCAAAGGACAAAATTTCACCAACTGGCAGCCTACCTTCCTATGGTTTTGATTCTATTGCAGTGGTACGAGCAGCCCAGAAGCTCTCAGATTTTCTCGGTACTCCTGTTGGAGCGATTGACATCTTTGCGGCAAGCTGCATTTCTGAGCTTGCTAGCTTCTTGGAGAACCTGTTGCCCAAGTCACAACCACTGTTGGCATCTGATGTATCTTTCTGTACTGAGGATGAGAGTTCACTGGCTCCCGTAGGTGTCACTGCAGATTTCAGTGTGCTTGCTACTGGGGTTCTCCAACTTCTGTCCCTTACCTATGTGTGTTTCATGTTGCTACTCCCAGCATACCTTGCAAGTTCAGCATACATGAGCACACTCTTTGCGGTCAGTTTGGTTGAATCATCACTGATGAACTATCTTAGTTCTTTGGTCATGGCACCTGTGGCGTGGATGTGTTATGTCTTTCTCACCTCTTTATCACTGTCTATCCTAGGGAAGTCATTCCTTCAGCCAAATTATGCTCTGACCCCTGATGTTTCGATATGGTCAGCTGACTTTGTGAAATGGTGGGCACTGAACAAGGCGCAAGGTTTAGCTGCAAAGATGCTAGCTGTGCATCTAAAGGGAACAATCTTCTTGAATTATTGGTTCAAGATGCAAGGCGCTCGGATTGGATCATCTGTTGTAATTGACACAGTAGATATCACAGACCCATCCTTGTTAGTAGTTGCAGATGGTACAGTGATTGCAGAAGGTGTTCTCATTCAGGGCCATGAAGTCTGTAATGAAGTGCTAAGCTTTAGGCGTATCAGGATTGGTCGTGAGGCATCCATTGGTCCTTATGCGGTGCTTCAGAAGGGCACTATTGTGGATGATGGTGCTGTGATCTTACCATTGCAAAAGACTGAGCCAGAAAAATCAACCTATCAGACTAAGAGAACTTCTGGAGGCATGAAG GAAGAAACAAGGAAAGCAGCCATGTTTCTTGAGCACCTCGTTTGCATCTATGCAGTTGCTTTTCTAGGTGCTCTGTCAAGTGCTACCGTCTACATGTTGTACACTCACTTCTCCGGCACTGAGGCTTCATTTCAGCACTTCTCCTTTGCCTGCATTGCTGGTTCGTTCCATTGGTTACCAGCTGCCATGGCAGCTTATCCTGTGATTGTCCAGGAGACACCCACAAGCGCATTGAAATTTGCTCTCTCCGTTGCCTTCTCCTACTTGAGCTACGGTGTCATCCTCATTCTTCTCACCAGTATAGTCAACACAGCTCTTGCTACAAGTACTGGGAAGAAATATGTGACAACAAGCTTGATTCAGCGGCGTATAAACATAGCTGTGCACCTCAGATTTGCAAAGATGCTATCTGGAACTGAAGCATTCTGCATGTACTTGAGGCTTCTTGGAGCAAAGATTGGCAGGCATTGCTCTATCCGGTCCATCAATCCAGTGGCGAATCCTGAACTGATCAGCATCAGTGATGGGGTCCATCTAGGTGACTTCTGCAACATTGTTCCGGGTTTCTACTCCAGTAAGGGGTTTACTGGTGCAGAGATAAAGGTCCAGGAGAACACCATCGTTGGCAGTGGCAGCCTGCTCCTCCCTGGCTCAGTCCTCCAAGGGAATGTCATCCTTGGAGCACTTTCTGTGGCACCAGAGAATTCCCTTCTCCAGCGAGGGGGCATCTACGTTGGGGCACAATATTTGACATTGGTGAAGAACACCTTGCTTGCAGAAGATGAGCGGATTGAAATGATGGACCCAATGTACAAGAAGATCGTGGGGAACCTTTCAGCCAACTTGGCGATCACCACCATGAATGTCAAGTCAAGGTATTTCCACCGCATTGGTGTAAGCGGGCGGGGTGTCCTGAAGATGTACCAAGACATACCATCTTTGCCCAAGCACAAGTTATTTGGTGCTCGAAAGTCTTTCCCAGTGATCGTCCGGCACAGCAACAGCCTGAGTGCAGATGATGATGCAAGGCTCGATGCGCGCGGCGCAGCTGTGCGCATTCTCTCAGATGATGGTGAGGTGCCTCTTTTGGACCTCACATTGAAGAGTGGCAAAGCATTTTACGCGCGCACAATCGCCGACTTTGCCACTTGGCTGGTTTGTGGTCTGCCAGCGAGGGAAGAGCACGTGAAGCGTGCTCCTCACATCCGCGATGCTGTGTGGACCTCCTTGCGGGACACCAACTCGTACACCACGCTGCATTACTACTCCAACATATGCCGGctgctgcgcttcgatgaagggaAGGAGATGTATGCAAAGTTCAAGCTTCGTCCTATTGATCAAGACATACCAGAGGAGTCCGGTCAGGTGGAGCCCAGGGGTATCTTGCCGCCGGAGACCGGTGCAATCCCAAGAGACGAGAGTGACACGCGCCCTCTGCTCTTCCTAGCCGATGACTTCCGTCGGAAGGTGGAAGTTCCAGATGGGGTGCGCTACGTCTTCCAACTACAGCTCAGGGAGGTGCCCTCCAACGACGCCACCTGCGACATCGCCCTTGACTGCACACGGCCATGGGACGAGGAGGAGTTCCCGTACATGGACATCGGGGAGATAACCATCGACAGCAATCTTCCAGCAGAGGAGACGGAGAAGCTCGAGTTCAACCCTTTCCTCCGGTGCCAAGAGGTGGACGTCATCCCTGCGACGTCCTGCAAGCAGAGCGCGTCCATCGACCACGGGCGCTCGCTGGTTTACGAGATCTGCCAGCGCCTACGGAACGGTGAGCCGCTGCCTGCGTCATGGGCGGCATTCCTCGAGCAGTCCGACACCAAGATCAACCTGTCCGGCTGCCCAGTGGCCGCGGCGATGCACACAGGATCCAACGCCAGCGATGCCAGCGAGACCAAGGTGACACTGGCCAGGACATGGTACAAGTCGCTCTGGGCCACGCTATGCCAGCCGCTGCTGCAAACACTGGTGCCATACTTCGTCCTGGGCCTGGTCATCTTCCTCCCATTCCGGGGCCTCCTCGCCATCACCATGGCCACCGGCACGCCGCTCTACTGGCTCCTGCCGGTCTTCTGGGTCGTGTCTGGCCTCGTGGCCATGGTCACATGCGCAGCGGCGAAGTGGGTCCTGGTCGGCGTCAGGGCCGACGGTGACGCAGTGCACATCTGGGCGCCACAGGTGTTCCTGGACACGGTCTGGCAGGCCATACGGACGGCCACAGCGGAGTACTTCGCGGAGCTGACGTGCGGGTCGGTGCTGTTCGCGGCGTGGATGCGGATGATGGGATCCTCTGTGGCCGTGGCCGAGGGCGTCTACGTGGACTCCATGGGCGCTCTGCTGAACCCGGAGATGTTGCACCTGGAGCAGGGAGCGAGCGTGGGGCACGACGCGCTGCTGTTCGGGCATGTATACGAGGGTGAGGCCGGCAAGGTGAAGTTCGGCAGGGTCCACGTCGGGGAGGACGGCTTCGTCGGCAGCCGGGCGGTGGCGATGCCGGGCGTGAAGGTCGAGGACGGCGGCTACCTCGGCGCTCTGAGCCTGGCCATGAAGGAGGAGATCGTCAGGCACAAGCCATAG
- the LOC139835760 gene encoding uncharacterized protein gives MPTIWQAWAPAKCRLLAWLFVQNRVLTADRLLARRWPNSYFCPLCMRNLETAEHLLVECPWSTALWFRVADKFGAASLRPDTWNLPLASLPSWLASLSALVGDPAKTAKSLALLVIWTIWRERNARIFRGSHRSPDVAAREVFDEAAAWALAGCRHIRCRE, from the coding sequence ATGCCCACAATCTGGCAAGCCTGGGCGCCGGCCAAGTGTAGGCTGCTGGCGTGGCTATTCGTCCAAAACCGGGTCCTCACGGCGGACCGCCTCCTGGCAAGACGATGGCCAAACTCATACTTCTGCCCCCTGTGTATGCGTAACCTAGAGACGGCGGAGCACCTGCTGGTGGAATGCCCTTGGTCCACGGCCTTGTGGTTCAGGGTCGCCGACAAGTTTGGTGCTGCATCGCTGCGTCCGGATACCTGGAACCTCCCCTTGGCGTCACTCCCGTCTTGGCTTGCGTCGCTCTCCGCCTTGGTGGGTGACCCGGCCAAAACTGCGAAGTCCCTAGCCCTGTTAGTGATTTGGACAATCTGGCGTGAGCGGAACGCTCGCATCTTCCGGGGCTCGCACCGCTCCCCCGACGTGGCCGCGAGAGAAGTGTTCGACGAGGCGGCCGCTTGGGCTTTAGCTGGCTGCCGGCACATTCGATGCCGCGAGTAG
- the LOC127330512 gene encoding uncharacterized protein isoform X2: MSHAAAARSRRVVAVLAVALFLACCLHPAASSSSRRAAASLQRVEMAAMYAPQDLQEKPDVTKDAEEDVSTTGFGAEEEREVPTGPDPIHHHARGPRRRQSP; encoded by the exons ATGTCtcatgccgccgccgccaggtcGCGCCGCGTCGTCGCGGTGCTCGCCGTCGCCCTCTTCCTGGCCTGCTGCTTGCaccccgccgcctcctcctcttcccGGAGAG CGGCGGCGTCATTGCAACGAGTCGAGATGGCGGCCATGTACGCGCCGCAGGACCTGCAGGAGAAGCCGGATGTGACCAAG GACGCGGAGGAGGACGTGAGCACGACGGGGTTCGGCGCGGAGGAGGAGCGGGAGGTGCCCACCGGCCCGGACCCCATCCACCACCACGCCAGGGGCCCCCGGCGCCGCCAGTCGCCCTGA
- the LOC127330512 gene encoding uncharacterized protein isoform X1 encodes MSHAAAARSRRVVAVLAVALFLACCLHPAASSSSRRAAAASLQRVEMAAMYAPQDLQEKPDVTKDAEEDVSTTGFGAEEEREVPTGPDPIHHHARGPRRRQSP; translated from the exons ATGTCtcatgccgccgccgccaggtcGCGCCGCGTCGTCGCGGTGCTCGCCGTCGCCCTCTTCCTGGCCTGCTGCTTGCaccccgccgcctcctcctcttcccGGAGAG CAGCGGCGGCGTCATTGCAACGAGTCGAGATGGCGGCCATGTACGCGCCGCAGGACCTGCAGGAGAAGCCGGATGTGACCAAG GACGCGGAGGAGGACGTGAGCACGACGGGGTTCGGCGCGGAGGAGGAGCGGGAGGTGCCCACCGGCCCGGACCCCATCCACCACCACGCCAGGGGCCCCCGGCGCCGCCAGTCGCCCTGA